In Massilia violaceinigra, one DNA window encodes the following:
- a CDS encoding PEP-CTERM sorting domain-containing protein yields the protein MLETLAVVALTAGQANAAPLPLQHTSISATYNGSADGMLGLDQLFAPGPGSNVTEIDPGGANGVEFLSADFLFGIDFAEDGVLTVFNNGPVSAGPYSMRFDFGASLAAPLTRFTLIDSAAVGGLPVLNLIDGHTIGLDLSALDWGAGFNSFSARLEAAPSPVPEPASVTLMLAGFAAIAIVRRRAPKA from the coding sequence ATGTTGGAGACACTCGCGGTCGTGGCACTGACCGCGGGACAAGCAAACGCGGCGCCCCTGCCGCTGCAGCACACCAGCATCAGCGCGACCTATAACGGGTCCGCTGACGGCATGCTGGGACTGGACCAGCTGTTCGCCCCGGGTCCGGGGTCGAACGTCACGGAAATCGACCCCGGCGGCGCCAACGGGGTCGAGTTTCTCAGCGCCGACTTCCTGTTCGGCATCGACTTTGCCGAAGACGGCGTGCTCACGGTGTTTAACAATGGACCGGTGAGCGCGGGGCCGTACAGCATGCGCTTCGATTTCGGTGCCAGCCTGGCCGCCCCATTGACCCGCTTCACGCTGATCGACAGCGCCGCCGTGGGCGGCCTGCCGGTGCTGAACCTGATCGACGGCCACACCATCGGCCTCGATCTGTCCGCGCTCGACTGGGGCGCCGGCTTCAACAGCTTCAGCGCGCGCCTCGAAGCGGCGCCCTCGCCCGTGCCGGAACCGGCCAGCGTCACGCTGATGCTGGCCGGCTTTGCCGCCATCGCGATCGTGCGCCGCCGCGCCCCCAAAGCCTAG
- a CDS encoding pectinesterase family protein — MNEAPIRAAALSAALLMAAACSQAQAAVDPARQSAPADGWASQSGGTVGGASAVPEQIYTVADRAQLLAALRNGGNTSKIIKLTGMIDMSGGVPYVSTGDQAARGAIRLGSNTTLIGAGANAGIVNGHIAVQNVEQVIIRNLKIMNPCDAGPIWDPLDGASGNWNSAYDAIGISNSHHVWIDHNSFTDAPLTDDLQPIENGKRKQCHDGAVDITNASDFVTLSYNHFGQHNKNNLIGSSDTATTDEGKLRITFSNNVFADVTQRSPRVRFGMVHLFNNYYAGSKSAPVYPHMYSVGVGQSAKILSNNNVFAITGASSCADVVSSPSGTGGTFSDKGSVLNGVALPTCAVAPAAWSAPYAFTPRPVALVKANALAQAGGGKLSTSITGTGDTSTDTVPTQFCPASGLYFCDDFQDGSTARWNLLPLAGPNGAFTVQLDASGTTNKVLQYTAASTGGILALVKPDAFKGVLSGDYFVEARIRPLTNSTTGNKQLYLITRYVDPANWYGAGLNVQNATTSTQVEIARMLGNSLSKIKQSKRAIAMDAQFYTVRFELIGSTLTLYLDGENLGSVSDASFAARGLIGLYTTNKSFQIDDVRVGDPKMKPVQLTLNPHPLTYTAEAGDAPLLVNVGAKKGDGSMDTFTVESSKPGVVGVSVDGARVTLSPLAAGSAKIVFTSGADPTLSRSIGATIAPAFVQPTQTYRLDGASFPAVGALDEAVDSPLSLTFDSPPTLGTGGTIRIFRKSDDALVDVIRLADEVDTIGHAGQDRLRRVRYLPVRIDGSTVTIKPHNNRLAYGTGYYVAIADGVFTSATLGGTPFRGIGKAGGWSFTTKTAAPTSASLSVDDDGPADFRTVQGAINHASGAFAKADPVTISVRNGSYEELLYLRGKDNLTIKGESRDGVVIHYTNYDSLNPGTGASEAPGSNGAPLGGRSVLLVETADMVTLDTLTLKNTTLRSPAISSQAEALYFNSDARLVATNAAFFSEQDTLNLKGYAWFHRSLVAGNVDFIWGSARAALFEESEIRSVGDSTSATGGGYVLQARVPNAADKGFVFLNSSLTHGPGPGPLHGDIPNGATWLARSPGGTATWDNIAFINCKMDAHVAPAGWAGLGVNGQPAPNPVQPNAVSGWREHGTIDLQGTPLNLAARVGGYLLSDEEVAAGFATRAKVFSAWNSGLGWNP, encoded by the coding sequence ATGAATGAAGCACCGATCAGGGCCGCTGCTCTCAGCGCCGCCCTGCTGATGGCGGCCGCCTGTAGCCAGGCCCAGGCAGCCGTCGATCCCGCGCGCCAGAGCGCTCCCGCCGACGGCTGGGCCAGCCAATCCGGCGGCACCGTGGGCGGCGCCAGCGCCGTTCCCGAACAGATTTACACCGTGGCCGACCGCGCCCAGCTGCTGGCCGCCCTGCGTAACGGCGGCAACACCAGCAAGATCATCAAGCTGACCGGCATGATCGACATGAGCGGCGGCGTACCTTACGTCAGCACCGGCGACCAGGCCGCGCGCGGCGCCATCCGCCTCGGCAGCAACACGACGCTGATCGGCGCCGGGGCCAATGCCGGCATCGTCAACGGCCATATCGCGGTACAAAACGTCGAGCAGGTGATCATCCGCAACCTCAAGATCATGAACCCCTGCGACGCCGGCCCCATCTGGGACCCGCTCGACGGCGCCAGCGGCAACTGGAATTCGGCTTACGACGCGATCGGCATCTCCAACTCGCACCACGTCTGGATCGACCACAACAGCTTTACCGACGCCCCGCTGACCGACGACTTGCAGCCCATCGAAAACGGCAAGCGCAAGCAGTGCCATGACGGCGCGGTCGACATCACCAACGCCTCCGACTTCGTCACGCTGTCGTACAACCATTTCGGCCAGCACAACAAGAACAACCTGATCGGGTCGAGCGACACGGCCACCACCGACGAAGGCAAGCTGCGCATCACGTTCAGCAACAATGTGTTCGCCGATGTCACCCAGCGCTCGCCGCGGGTGCGCTTTGGAATGGTCCATCTGTTCAATAACTACTACGCGGGCAGCAAGTCGGCGCCCGTCTATCCCCATATGTATAGCGTGGGCGTGGGCCAGAGCGCCAAGATCCTGTCGAATAATAATGTCTTCGCCATCACGGGCGCCAGCAGCTGCGCCGATGTCGTCTCCTCGCCGAGCGGCACGGGCGGCACCTTCAGCGACAAGGGCTCGGTGCTGAACGGCGTGGCGCTGCCGACGTGCGCGGTCGCACCGGCCGCCTGGAGCGCGCCGTACGCGTTCACGCCGCGCCCGGTGGCGCTGGTCAAGGCCAACGCCCTGGCGCAAGCCGGCGGCGGCAAGCTGAGCACCAGCATCACGGGCACCGGCGACACCAGCACCGATACCGTGCCGACCCAGTTCTGCCCCGCCAGCGGCCTGTATTTTTGCGACGACTTCCAGGATGGATCGACCGCGCGCTGGAACCTGCTGCCGCTGGCCGGCCCCAACGGCGCTTTTACCGTGCAGCTGGATGCCTCCGGCACCACCAACAAGGTGCTGCAGTACACGGCCGCCAGCACCGGCGGCATTCTGGCGCTGGTCAAGCCGGACGCGTTCAAGGGCGTGCTCTCGGGCGACTATTTCGTCGAAGCACGCATCCGCCCGCTGACCAACAGCACCACCGGCAACAAGCAGCTGTACCTGATCACGCGCTACGTCGACCCGGCCAACTGGTACGGTGCCGGCCTGAACGTGCAGAACGCGACCACCAGCACGCAGGTCGAGATCGCCCGCATGCTGGGCAACAGCTTGAGCAAGATCAAGCAGTCCAAGCGCGCCATCGCCATGGATGCGCAGTTCTACACCGTACGTTTCGAGTTGATCGGCAGCACCCTGACCCTGTATCTCGATGGCGAGAACCTCGGCTCGGTGAGCGACGCCAGCTTTGCCGCGCGCGGCCTGATCGGCCTGTACACGACCAACAAATCGTTCCAGATCGACGATGTGCGGGTGGGCGATCCAAAGATGAAACCGGTGCAGCTGACCCTGAACCCGCATCCGCTGACTTACACGGCCGAAGCGGGCGACGCGCCGCTGCTTGTCAACGTGGGCGCCAAAAAAGGCGACGGCAGCATGGATACCTTCACGGTCGAGTCAAGCAAACCGGGCGTGGTGGGCGTGAGTGTTGACGGCGCCAGGGTCACATTGAGCCCGCTGGCCGCCGGCAGCGCCAAGATCGTGTTTACCAGCGGCGCCGATCCGACCCTGTCGCGCAGCATCGGCGCCACCATTGCGCCGGCCTTCGTGCAGCCGACCCAGACCTACCGGCTGGACGGCGCCAGCTTTCCCGCCGTGGGCGCGCTTGATGAAGCCGTCGACAGTCCGCTCAGCCTGACTTTCGACAGCCCGCCCACCCTGGGCACCGGCGGCACCATCCGCATCTTCCGCAAGAGCGACGATGCGCTGGTCGACGTGATCCGCCTGGCCGACGAAGTCGACACCATCGGCCATGCCGGGCAAGACCGCCTGCGCCGCGTGCGCTACCTGCCGGTGCGCATCGACGGCAGCACGGTGACCATCAAGCCGCACAACAACCGCCTCGCTTACGGCACGGGCTACTACGTGGCCATTGCCGACGGCGTATTCACAAGCGCGACCCTGGGCGGCACGCCGTTTCGCGGCATCGGCAAGGCGGGCGGCTGGAGCTTCACGACCAAGACCGCTGCGCCCACCAGCGCCAGCCTGAGCGTGGACGACGATGGCCCGGCCGATTTCCGCACCGTGCAGGGCGCCATCAACCACGCGAGCGGCGCCTTCGCCAAGGCCGATCCGGTGACGATCAGCGTGCGCAACGGCAGCTACGAAGAATTGCTCTACCTGCGCGGCAAGGACAATCTGACGATCAAGGGCGAAAGCCGCGACGGCGTGGTGATCCACTACACCAACTACGATTCGCTCAACCCCGGCACCGGCGCCAGCGAAGCGCCGGGTAGCAATGGTGCGCCGCTGGGCGGGCGTTCCGTGCTGCTGGTGGAAACGGCCGACATGGTCACGCTCGACACGCTGACCCTGAAAAACACCACCCTGCGCTCGCCGGCCATCTCGTCCCAGGCCGAAGCGCTCTACTTCAACAGCGACGCCCGCCTGGTGGCCACCAACGCCGCCTTCTTCAGCGAACAGGACACCCTGAACCTCAAGGGCTATGCCTGGTTCCACCGTTCGCTGGTGGCCGGCAACGTCGACTTTATCTGGGGCAGCGCGCGCGCCGCCCTGTTCGAGGAAAGCGAAATCCGCAGCGTGGGCGACAGCACCAGCGCGACCGGCGGCGGCTACGTGCTGCAGGCGCGCGTGCCGAACGCGGCCGACAAGGGCTTCGTTTTTCTCAACAGCAGCCTGACCCACGGCCCCGGACCCGGCCCCTTGCACGGCGACATTCCCAACGGCGCCACCTGGCTCGCGCGCAGTCCCGGCGGCACGGCCACCTGGGACAATATCGCCTTCATCAACTGCAAGATGGATGCGCACGTCGCCCCGGCCGGCTGGGCGGGCCTGGGCGTGAACGGCCAGCCGGCGCCCAACCCGGTCCAGCCGAACGCGGTGTCGGGCTGGCGCGAGCACGGCACAATCGACCTGCAGGGCACGCCCTTGAACCTGGCGGCCCGGGTAGGCGGCTACCTGCTGAGCGACGAGGAAGTGGCGGCCGGGTTTGCCACCCGTGCCAAGGTGTTTTCCGCATGGAATAGCGGACTCGGCTGGAATCCATAG
- a CDS encoding sensor histidine kinase translates to MKIRSFLAMMIVAALAPVILFSTVPLSRLIQAERDAAVLSMKLAARATSIAVDSQWHQAIGLIRGLSSSNKLESGQLAQFGIKARTMAGNEGAYIELFDDSGQLLVDTTLAPDAPLPDTRALQRARVDRMLSSSAYAISDLQPGKLPDSYVVQVDYPVFLDNGVRYVLGYGFDVDDLMRALPAPDADGTTFTVYDRNGRLLASNGKHAAVGSFAPVPLLVAIRLRENGLVSTPGGRYAMLTASTVSGWWVAMSSPRATIDGTARRTVLYSVSGLIIALLLAGAAALLFSARVTKAIARTGEAARSMVDGPARLPLYSGITEVDRLDQNVYLGAHLLASASAERERLLSEAQQAREIAEGQNRSKDEFLAMLGHELRNPMAPISTAAHLLRMPNISPEQMRQAGDIIARQVDHMNHLVNDLLDVSRVTRGLITLEKKPVSLRAILAAAVEQTMGSMHKGGHRFDTVCGEEEYWVRGDATRLIQVLTNLLVNAAKYSPPQSSIKVTLARDGERISIEVSDDGNGIEPELLPRIFELFSQGRRTPDRATGGLGLGLALVRKLVELHGGSVIAYSEGVGKGSRFTIELPAADMRAADLAADAPVAASEIG, encoded by the coding sequence ATGAAGATTCGGTCCTTCCTTGCGATGATGATCGTGGCGGCGCTGGCGCCGGTGATCCTGTTTTCCACCGTACCGCTGAGCCGCCTGATCCAGGCCGAGCGCGATGCCGCCGTGCTGTCGATGAAGCTGGCGGCGCGCGCCACCTCGATCGCGGTCGACAGCCAGTGGCACCAGGCCATCGGCCTCATCCGCGGACTGAGCAGCTCGAACAAGCTGGAGTCGGGGCAACTGGCCCAGTTCGGCATCAAGGCGCGTACCATGGCCGGCAACGAAGGCGCCTACATCGAACTGTTCGACGACAGCGGACAGTTGCTCGTAGACACCACCCTGGCACCCGACGCGCCCCTGCCCGACACCCGCGCCCTGCAGCGCGCGCGCGTCGACCGCATGCTCTCCAGCTCGGCGTATGCGATCTCCGATCTGCAGCCCGGCAAACTGCCCGACAGCTACGTGGTGCAGGTCGACTATCCCGTGTTTCTCGACAATGGCGTACGCTACGTGCTCGGCTACGGCTTCGACGTCGACGACCTGATGCGCGCCCTGCCCGCGCCCGATGCCGACGGCACCACCTTCACCGTGTACGACCGCAACGGCCGCCTGCTGGCCAGCAACGGCAAGCACGCCGCCGTGGGCAGCTTCGCGCCGGTACCGCTGCTGGTGGCCATCCGACTGCGCGAAAACGGCCTGGTCAGCACGCCGGGCGGCCGCTATGCGATGCTGACCGCCTCCACCGTGTCGGGCTGGTGGGTGGCGATGTCCTCGCCGCGCGCCACCATCGACGGCACGGCGCGGCGCACGGTGCTCTATTCGGTGTCGGGCCTGATCATCGCCCTGCTGCTGGCCGGGGCCGCCGCCCTGCTGTTCAGCGCGCGCGTGACCAAGGCCATTGCCCGCACCGGCGAGGCGGCGCGCTCGATGGTGGACGGGCCGGCCCGGCTGCCGCTGTATTCCGGCATTACCGAAGTCGACCGGCTCGACCAGAACGTGTACCTGGGCGCCCATCTGCTGGCCAGCGCCTCGGCTGAGCGCGAACGGCTGCTGTCCGAAGCGCAGCAGGCGCGCGAAATCGCCGAAGGCCAGAACCGCTCCAAGGACGAATTCCTCGCCATGCTCGGCCACGAGCTGCGTAATCCGATGGCGCCGATCAGCACCGCCGCCCATCTGCTCAGGATGCCCAACATCTCGCCCGAGCAGATGCGCCAGGCGGGCGACATCATTGCGCGCCAGGTCGACCATATGAACCATCTGGTGAACGACCTGCTGGACGTGTCGCGCGTCACGCGCGGCCTCATCACGCTGGAAAAGAAACCGGTCTCCTTGCGCGCCATCCTAGCCGCCGCCGTCGAACAGACCATGGGCAGCATGCACAAGGGCGGACACCGCTTCGACACCGTCTGCGGCGAGGAGGAATACTGGGTGCGCGGCGACGCCACGCGCCTGATCCAGGTGCTGACCAACCTGCTGGTCAACGCCGCCAAGTATTCGCCGCCGCAGTCCTCCATCAAGGTGACCCTGGCGCGCGACGGCGAGCGCATCAGCATCGAGGTGAGCGACGACGGCAACGGCATCGAGCCGGAATTGCTGCCGCGCATTTTCGAGCTGTTCTCGCAGGGCCGGCGCACGCCGGACCGCGCCACGGGCGGCCTCGGGCTGGGCCTGGCGCTGGTGCGCAAGCTGGTGGAACTGCACGGCGGCAGCGTGATCGCCTACAGCGAGGGGGTCGGTAAAGGCAGCCGCTTCACCATCGAGCTGCCGGCGGCGGACATGCGCGCCGCCGACCTGGCAGCCGACGCGCCCGTTGCGGCGTCCGAGATCGGCTGA
- a CDS encoding substrate-binding periplasmic protein → MSDAAGAPAREKTAVLVKRRMRCISGRSGWRQLAAAVALKGVMACLLCGPGAAAHAAGALTLYALEWAPYSWQSASGGKMGGIAVDIVDELMRRAGVRIGSVDMVPWARGLALTAATPDTCQLMVGRTPEREKKFKWIGPIGHSRWMFFGLRDSKITLRQLHDARPYLVGTIIDDLSIPILNANNIRVSEVAADRLNPPKLLRRRIDLWASAELPARYLMRDLGLTDVEPLLTFATIPMFVACNTSMRDSEVARLNGIIRAMIADKSIERIYHAYGFKSAAPAMPERQRQAP, encoded by the coding sequence GTGAGTGACGCCGCGGGTGCGCCTGCCCGGGAAAAAACGGCGGTCCTGGTCAAGCGTCGCATGCGATGCATCTCAGGCCGGAGCGGCTGGCGCCAGTTGGCCGCCGCCGTGGCGCTCAAGGGCGTGATGGCCTGTTTGCTGTGCGGGCCGGGCGCGGCCGCCCATGCCGCGGGCGCGCTCACGCTGTATGCCCTGGAGTGGGCTCCGTACAGCTGGCAATCCGCCAGCGGCGGCAAGATGGGCGGCATTGCGGTCGATATCGTCGATGAACTTATGCGGCGCGCCGGCGTGCGGATCGGCTCGGTCGACATGGTTCCCTGGGCCCGTGGTCTGGCACTGACTGCCGCTACCCCGGATACCTGTCAGCTCATGGTGGGCAGAACACCGGAACGCGAGAAAAAATTCAAGTGGATCGGTCCGATCGGCCACAGCCGCTGGATGTTTTTTGGTCTGCGCGACAGCAAGATCACATTACGCCAACTGCACGATGCCCGCCCTTATCTGGTTGGCACGATCATCGACGATCTTTCCATCCCCATCCTCAACGCCAATAACATTCGTGTCTCGGAAGTCGCCGCAGACCGTCTTAACCCGCCAAAATTACTCAGGCGCCGGATCGATCTGTGGGCAAGCGCCGAGCTGCCAGCCCGGTATCTGATGCGCGATCTGGGACTGACCGACGTCGAACCGCTGCTTACGTTCGCCACCATCCCCATGTTCGTTGCGTGCAATACCAGCATGCGCGATAGCGAGGTGGCCCGGCTCAATGGCATCATCAGGGCCATGATCGCCGATAAGAGCATCGAGCGGATTTATCATGCCTATGGGTTCAAAAGCGCGGCGCCGGCAATGCCGGAACGGCAACGCCAGGCCCCGTAG
- a CDS encoding EAL domain-containing protein translates to MSTSLELETGYGEVTDLIAALHANVARLEELTGGEIDTITDPHGQPFLLRRAQAQVRLNDASRLDAILNSLPAYIAILDADGVIMSVNQAWAAYDTPLALAAAAGPGHAVGTNVLEQCALVVGEGADQARQVADGIGQVLNGRTRHWSFEYACRTAGIQSWLLLTVTPLADKNLHGVVVMYMDVSERKRGEDELRRFRTAMDCTDDAIFLVNCTSMRFVELNAAASRMLGYSREELLGMGPCDITAESTWPEMALLYERLMANSGSSLSDEMALIRKDGSQVQVEFHRQALASGPDWIIVAVVRDISERKEAALRLQYQAHHDGLTGLPNRTLFYDTLTRTLHQATQHDWTVAVLFLDLDNFKTVNDTLGHGVGDDLLVQFANRLLGCVRARDTVGRLGGDEFGVILVMQDELNDAAGVAGKIREVLRVPFVLGQHELNVTASIGITMHPLDASQPDELIKYADTAMYRAKQAGRDTFRFFTAQMNVEVLARLDLEKALRRAFENGEFVLHYQPKVALDSGCVAGLEALLRWERPGYGLIGPDMFIASLEETGLILKVGSWVIDEACRQIGQWLRSPVGPMQVSVNVAGRQLAEGDVDGDVIAALERHGVPPELLELELTESSLMVNTERTIKTLKDLKWHGVQISIDDFGTGYSSLAYLRRFPIDKLKIDIAFIREVTSNPDDAAIVQAILGMAHSLKLHVIAEGVETAAQLAFLKRNRCDQVQGYFFSRPLALPELEALLLNARQMQLPAPAILPYRKTLLLVDDDAHVLSSLRRLLRDDGYHILCAGSAAEGFDLLAQHCVQVIICDQRMPDMSGTEFFDRVKEMYQDSFRIVLSGYTDLDSIMKAVNKGAIYRFYTKPWDNAVLRADLREAFRHYGLLHNIDLGDNHCACPAGDRLPETAAQLPETQSRPA, encoded by the coding sequence ATGAGCACCAGCCTGGAATTGGAGACAGGGTACGGCGAGGTGACCGACCTGATCGCTGCGCTGCATGCCAACGTGGCCCGCCTGGAGGAATTGACCGGCGGCGAAATCGATACCATCACCGACCCCCACGGGCAGCCCTTCCTGCTGCGCCGCGCCCAGGCGCAGGTGCGCCTGAACGATGCCAGCCGGCTCGATGCGATCCTCAATTCGCTGCCCGCCTACATCGCCATCCTCGACGCCGATGGCGTCATCATGTCGGTCAACCAGGCCTGGGCGGCATACGACACGCCGCTGGCCCTTGCCGCCGCAGCCGGTCCGGGCCATGCGGTCGGCACCAACGTCCTCGAGCAATGCGCGCTGGTCGTCGGCGAAGGCGCCGACCAGGCGCGCCAGGTGGCCGACGGCATCGGCCAGGTGCTCAACGGCCGCACCCGCCATTGGTCGTTCGAGTATGCGTGCAGGACGGCCGGCATCCAGTCATGGCTGCTGCTCACCGTCACCCCGCTGGCCGACAAGAACCTGCACGGCGTGGTCGTGATGTACATGGATGTGAGCGAGCGCAAGCGGGGCGAGGACGAGTTGCGGCGCTTTCGCACGGCGATGGATTGCACCGATGATGCGATTTTCCTGGTCAACTGCACCAGCATGCGCTTTGTCGAATTGAATGCCGCGGCCAGCAGGATGCTCGGCTATTCGCGCGAGGAACTGCTGGGCATGGGCCCGTGCGATATTACCGCCGAGTCGACCTGGCCCGAGATGGCGCTGCTGTACGAACGGCTCATGGCCAACAGCGGCAGCAGCCTGTCGGACGAGATGGCGCTGATCCGCAAGGATGGCTCGCAGGTGCAGGTCGAGTTTCACCGGCAAGCCCTGGCGTCGGGGCCGGACTGGATCATCGTGGCCGTGGTGCGCGATATCAGCGAGCGCAAGGAGGCGGCGCTGCGCCTGCAGTACCAGGCCCATCACGACGGACTCACCGGTCTGCCGAACCGCACCCTGTTCTACGATACCCTGACCCGCACGCTGCACCAGGCCACCCAGCATGACTGGACGGTCGCGGTGCTGTTTCTCGATCTCGACAACTTCAAGACCGTCAACGATACGCTGGGCCACGGCGTGGGCGACGACCTGCTGGTCCAGTTCGCCAATCGCCTGTTGGGCTGCGTGCGCGCGCGCGACACGGTCGGGCGCCTGGGCGGCGACGAATTCGGCGTGATCCTGGTGATGCAGGATGAACTGAACGATGCCGCCGGCGTGGCCGGCAAGATCCGCGAAGTGCTGCGCGTGCCGTTCGTGCTGGGCCAGCATGAACTGAACGTGACGGCCAGTATCGGCATCACCATGCACCCGCTCGACGCCAGCCAGCCCGACGAACTGATCAAGTACGCCGATACCGCGATGTACCGTGCCAAGCAGGCCGGACGCGACACCTTCCGCTTTTTCACGGCGCAGATGAATGTCGAGGTGCTGGCCCGGCTCGATCTGGAGAAAGCCTTGCGCAGGGCCTTCGAGAATGGCGAATTTGTCCTGCATTACCAGCCCAAGGTCGCGCTCGACAGCGGCTGCGTGGCCGGCCTGGAAGCCTTGCTGCGCTGGGAGCGGCCGGGCTATGGCTTGATCGGGCCGGACATGTTCATCGCCTCGCTCGAAGAAACCGGACTTATCTTGAAGGTCGGCAGCTGGGTCATCGATGAAGCTTGCCGCCAGATCGGTCAATGGCTGCGCTCGCCCGTGGGGCCGATGCAGGTATCGGTCAATGTGGCGGGCCGCCAGCTGGCCGAGGGCGACGTCGATGGCGATGTCATCGCCGCGCTGGAACGGCACGGCGTGCCGCCCGAGCTGCTGGAGCTGGAACTGACGGAAAGCTCCCTGATGGTCAATACGGAACGCACGATCAAGACGCTCAAGGACCTGAAATGGCACGGCGTGCAGATTTCGATCGATGACTTCGGCACCGGCTATTCGAGCCTGGCCTACCTGCGCCGCTTCCCGATCGACAAACTGAAAATCGACATCGCCTTTATCCGCGAAGTGACCAGCAATCCGGACGACGCCGCCATCGTGCAGGCGATCCTGGGCATGGCCCACAGCCTGAAACTGCACGTCATCGCCGAAGGCGTCGAGACGGCCGCCCAGCTCGCCTTTTTGAAACGCAATCGCTGCGACCAGGTGCAGGGCTATTTCTTCAGCCGGCCGCTGGCGCTGCCGGAGCTGGAGGCGCTGCTGCTCAACGCGCGCCAGATGCAGCTGCCGGCACCGGCAATCCTGCCCTACCGCAAGACCTTGCTGCTGGTCGACGACGACGCCCACGTCCTGTCATCCTTGCGGCGCCTGCTGCGCGACGACGGCTACCATATCCTGTGCGCCGGCTCGGCCGCCGAGGGGTTCGACCTGCTGGCGCAGCACTGCGTGCAGGTGATTATCTGCGACCAGCGCATGCCGGACATGAGCGGCACCGAATTCTTCGATCGGGTCAAGGAAATGTACCAGGACAGTTTTCGTATCGTCCTGTCGGGCTACACCGACCTTGACTCCATCATGAAGGCCGTGAACAAGGGCGCGATCTACCGTTTTTATACCAAGCCATGGGATAACGCAGTGCTGCGCGCGGACTTGCGCGAGGCATTCCGGCACTACGGCCTGTTGCATAACATCGACCTGGGCGACAACCATTGCGCCTGTCCCGCGGGTGACAGGTTGCCGGAGACTGCCGCGCAACTGCCTGAAACGCAGAGCCGGCCGGCGTGA
- a CDS encoding circadian clock KaiB family protein encodes MSQSKPIFIFRLYVAGEAHNSVLARANLRALCETYLPEQHQIEVLDVFREPKRALEDAIFMTPTLIKLAPASVSRIVGTLSQTQSVLLALGLDGHLP; translated from the coding sequence ATGAGCCAGTCCAAGCCCATTTTCATATTCCGCCTGTATGTGGCGGGGGAAGCCCATAATTCGGTGCTGGCCCGGGCCAACTTGCGCGCCTTGTGCGAAACTTATTTGCCCGAGCAGCATCAGATCGAGGTGCTGGACGTCTTTCGCGAACCGAAGCGGGCGCTGGAGGATGCCATCTTCATGACCCCGACCCTGATCAAGCTCGCCCCCGCCAGCGTCAGCCGCATCGTCGGCACGCTGAGCCAGACCCAGTCGGTCCTGCTGGCCCTCGGGCTCGATGGCCATCTGCCATGA